The following proteins are encoded in a genomic region of Arthrobacter jiangjiafuii:
- a CDS encoding CDP-glycerol glycerophosphotransferase family protein, whose protein sequence is MDPVPAPEPDAAALRSWLDTVSTAAAVVEAEASDAEARHWYGQRLADLKKHVEYVQHSGPDQFNTLRQFVRAVLQGTTGQYALQNSLEVHQRVLLSLLAEGRRDDVLLVLADLQDYGASYPLEEAAGSACSATAVPPYLAQLSKPVDPSLLSLCAVDLPLSSRVTGFAWSDAGALEIQGWAYLPGIDPADCTLEVGLRHSGSSCVSALAVSRDQDPRIDIPAADRWQSYAGAAFTATVESRALSELQQDSGGASEWAVHVTLRAGDISVSDVIRTRDPDTLPRRLPVGPFTDDRTRIIGLMDGAQGLRLKAVRYSCTTAAVEVAGSVVLVRFERSAGPVPAALHLAVAGEPPVEFRPDLSGSVFSVDAAAVPGSLPAGTAEQRWTVKALLPNGRTEPLGWAGSSDTLAAASDPTAALRTECTGYGYLQVVLRPERVTLSNAAVSADGMSLVLDGRLGCLSDQPHAAPPELLLRTDRNDVRPLSAGWLDGHGSFRTVFPLTQDKWGLGESALESGHYRVLRTVTDENGRVRAVRVPALGSLLAELPLRALLELTSLELVGEGNEQDLVLRVSAPRTADERTARNRARLISDYSGSAEPMDRGSVLFETFDGKFCSDSGRAISDVLGLSHPRLHRYWTVADFSVPVPPDCTPVLRESREWFRLLATAGYLVNNNNFPHYFRKRPEQFYVQTWHGTPLKRIGSDTPVDGTTASYRALLQREAAAWDMLLSQSEFAAETLASAFGYRGEPAVFGYPRNDALTAETAAGRRLESRRRLGIADDRKVLLYLPTWRDNRSMADPYLDFEAAVARLGPEYVLLYRGHHKIAGRRKTTGQNHFIDVTTYPEINDLYLAADLLVTDYSSAMFDFCVTGKPMYFLVPDLARYRDSERGFYFGFEEEAPGPMVTSTDDLVAAILADHPSSGPNGGRYRQFTRRYAPMDDGSAAARAAKAVW, encoded by the coding sequence ATGGATCCTGTACCCGCCCCGGAACCGGATGCGGCTGCGCTGCGCAGTTGGCTGGACACAGTGTCCACTGCCGCCGCCGTGGTGGAGGCGGAAGCTTCGGACGCCGAGGCCCGGCACTGGTATGGGCAGCGGCTGGCTGATCTGAAGAAGCACGTGGAATACGTCCAGCACAGCGGACCGGACCAGTTCAACACCTTGCGGCAGTTTGTCCGTGCTGTACTTCAAGGCACGACGGGACAATACGCCCTGCAAAACTCCCTGGAGGTCCATCAGCGGGTACTGCTCTCATTGCTCGCAGAGGGGCGACGCGACGACGTTCTTCTGGTGCTCGCCGATCTGCAGGACTATGGCGCGAGCTATCCCCTTGAGGAAGCAGCGGGGTCAGCCTGTTCTGCGACCGCCGTGCCGCCGTATCTGGCCCAGTTGAGCAAACCCGTTGACCCTTCACTGCTCAGCTTATGCGCAGTTGATTTGCCGCTGTCTTCACGGGTGACTGGCTTCGCCTGGAGCGACGCGGGAGCGTTGGAAATTCAGGGCTGGGCCTACCTTCCCGGGATAGATCCTGCGGACTGCACCCTTGAGGTAGGGCTGCGGCACTCCGGCTCAAGCTGCGTGTCCGCGCTCGCGGTCAGCAGGGACCAGGACCCCCGCATTGACATTCCAGCTGCGGACCGCTGGCAGTCGTACGCCGGGGCGGCCTTCACCGCAACGGTGGAGTCGCGTGCTCTGTCGGAGCTGCAGCAGGATTCCGGCGGGGCATCCGAATGGGCGGTGCACGTGACGCTTCGCGCCGGGGATATTTCCGTGTCCGACGTGATCCGGACCCGGGACCCGGACACCCTTCCGCGGCGGCTTCCGGTCGGCCCATTCACGGATGACCGCACACGCATTATCGGGCTGATGGACGGAGCCCAGGGCCTGCGGCTGAAGGCCGTCCGCTATTCATGTACGACAGCTGCCGTGGAGGTAGCCGGCAGTGTGGTGCTGGTGCGCTTTGAACGCTCGGCTGGCCCCGTGCCTGCTGCGCTCCATCTGGCTGTTGCCGGCGAACCGCCGGTGGAGTTCCGCCCGGACCTTTCCGGCTCTGTGTTCAGCGTAGATGCTGCAGCAGTCCCCGGCAGCCTGCCCGCCGGCACTGCGGAACAACGCTGGACGGTCAAGGCACTCCTGCCGAACGGCAGAACGGAGCCACTGGGGTGGGCCGGCAGCAGCGACACTCTGGCTGCTGCTTCAGATCCTACGGCGGCGCTGCGCACCGAGTGCACCGGCTACGGATATCTGCAGGTAGTGCTGCGCCCCGAACGCGTGACCCTGAGCAATGCGGCTGTAAGTGCCGATGGTATGTCACTGGTCTTGGACGGACGGCTGGGCTGTTTATCGGATCAGCCGCATGCGGCGCCGCCGGAGTTGCTGCTCAGAACTGACCGCAACGACGTCAGGCCGCTTTCCGCCGGTTGGCTGGACGGCCATGGCAGTTTCCGTACTGTGTTTCCCCTGACCCAGGACAAATGGGGGCTGGGGGAGAGTGCTCTGGAATCAGGGCACTACCGCGTGTTGCGAACTGTGACAGATGAAAATGGCCGGGTCCGTGCCGTGCGGGTGCCTGCCCTGGGATCGCTGCTCGCTGAGTTGCCCCTTCGGGCCCTGTTGGAGCTGACGAGCCTGGAACTGGTGGGGGAGGGGAACGAACAGGACCTGGTGCTGAGGGTTTCCGCTCCGCGAACTGCCGACGAGCGCACGGCGCGAAACCGTGCCCGGCTGATCTCTGACTATTCCGGGTCTGCTGAGCCCATGGACCGGGGGAGCGTGCTCTTTGAAACCTTCGACGGCAAGTTCTGCTCCGACAGCGGCCGGGCAATCAGCGACGTCCTCGGTCTCTCCCATCCCCGTCTGCACCGATACTGGACCGTTGCTGATTTTTCAGTTCCCGTTCCTCCAGACTGCACGCCCGTACTGAGGGAAAGCCGGGAATGGTTCCGGCTGCTCGCCACGGCAGGCTACTTGGTGAACAACAACAACTTTCCGCACTATTTCCGCAAGCGTCCCGAGCAGTTCTATGTGCAGACGTGGCACGGGACCCCGCTCAAGCGGATCGGCTCCGACACCCCTGTGGACGGCACAACGGCCTCCTACCGGGCCCTTTTGCAGCGCGAAGCGGCTGCCTGGGACATGCTGCTCTCGCAGAGTGAGTTTGCCGCGGAGACCTTGGCATCAGCTTTCGGATACCGGGGGGAGCCGGCCGTTTTTGGCTATCCGCGCAACGACGCCCTGACGGCAGAAACAGCAGCTGGCCGCCGGCTGGAATCCCGCCGCCGGCTGGGGATAGCAGATGACCGGAAGGTACTGCTTTACCTGCCGACTTGGCGGGACAACCGGTCCATGGCCGATCCCTATCTGGACTTCGAGGCCGCCGTGGCACGCTTGGGCCCGGAGTATGTGCTGCTCTATCGGGGGCACCACAAGATTGCAGGGCGCAGGAAGACCACAGGGCAGAACCACTTCATCGACGTGACCACGTATCCGGAGATCAACGATCTCTATCTGGCAGCGGACTTGCTGGTGACGGACTATTCGTCGGCGATGTTCGATTTTTGCGTCACTGGCAAACCGATGTATTTCCTGGTGCCGGATCTGGCGCGCTACCGGGATTCCGAGCGCGGTTTCTACTTCGGTTTTGAAGAAGAAGCACCTGGTCCAATGGTGACTAGTACGGATGACCTGGTGGCAGCAATTCTGGCGGATCATCCCTCCTCTGGCCCCAATGGAGGCCGCTACAGACAATTTACTCGAAGGTATGCTCCCATGGACGACGGCAGCGCAGCGGCCCGGGCAGCAAAAGCTGTCTGGTAG
- a CDS encoding bifunctional glycosyltransferase/CDP-glycerol:glycerophosphate glycerophosphotransferase encodes MAKGQFSLVVALYNVAEYVPAFLKSLEIQSYPVEDLDIVVIDDGSTDESAQLVAQWAQSRPNVRLVRKTNGGPGSARNAGLDLIRNEWVTFCDPDDAFHPGYFERIADFITRDTQQSAQMLTGRLVQFNDASLQTSQGHLLNRKFRLGDQLVDLDLNPECIHMHGPTTFLRREVLDTHNLRFDERIRPKFEDAHLIGRYLASVSRPVVGLVASASYYYRRQRQSGASLVQGTWGDPRAYSDLPEHGWLGMLEAVRESAGQVPHWAQYMVLYDLVWFYIDDKRMHSDTGSATPEQQTNMHRLLESIIALIDQDVIDTFSVVSQGWLFHNILRSHYKGLRTTARSIVEGSTDPVQEVTTYHYLYQDALPHEEFDVDGVPRAPVAAKVMEHRVLGRILIRERILVLPSGEETRIRLDGVDATISTGRGVPLQAGRKPAPASYLQLARGPGTSAGRTGQISRKLARARASFTVRGVLSGQSSSRTAAAAANRILTRQLKAVAAKRRSAADRALIRQAHTEQVQARYKDAWLLMDRIDRADDNAEHLYRYLRQHRPDINAFFVIEQDCPDWPRLQADGFRLVPYGSDKSVLLALNAAYKLSSHANWNVEYPVSRERFGDGEAKFIYLQHGIIKDDMSRWINGKNIGVMVTTTHGEYESIAGDNSVYRLSGHQSKLVGLPRYDALRTAALATPVGQRRNVLIAPTWRQYVKKVIEVCETPAEAALAFEATDFGANWMALLRSTELKELSVNSDLSVVFMPHPEFEFVVPYLDLPEYVQAVRYRDVSVQDELVKAHTMITDHSSIAFDAAYAGSNVVYMHFDGDEIFRGKHVYRKGYFDYTLHGFGPVTPDVDGALRELKRIVAAGSVREQLYEERVRATFPFWDSRSCERITVAVENLGRPWNQQHSLTGVPQTTGRTQPTGNTK; translated from the coding sequence GTGGCTAAGGGCCAATTTTCCCTCGTAGTGGCGCTGTACAACGTGGCCGAGTATGTGCCGGCGTTTCTGAAGTCGCTGGAGATCCAAAGCTATCCGGTCGAGGATCTGGACATCGTTGTCATAGATGACGGATCCACCGACGAGTCGGCTCAGCTGGTGGCGCAATGGGCACAGTCGCGGCCCAACGTCCGGCTGGTTCGCAAAACGAACGGGGGCCCCGGTTCGGCGCGCAACGCCGGACTGGACCTGATCCGGAACGAGTGGGTGACGTTCTGCGATCCCGACGATGCCTTCCATCCCGGATACTTCGAGCGGATTGCCGATTTCATAACCCGTGACACGCAGCAGTCGGCGCAGATGCTCACCGGACGTCTTGTCCAGTTCAATGACGCATCTCTGCAGACGTCGCAGGGCCATCTGCTGAACCGGAAGTTCCGTCTCGGTGACCAACTGGTGGACCTGGACCTGAACCCGGAATGCATCCACATGCATGGACCGACCACCTTCCTCCGCAGGGAGGTCCTCGACACGCACAATCTGCGTTTCGACGAGCGGATCCGCCCCAAGTTCGAGGACGCCCATCTCATCGGCCGCTATCTGGCATCAGTATCCCGCCCGGTTGTCGGGCTGGTGGCCTCGGCCAGTTACTATTACCGCCGGCAGCGTCAGAGCGGCGCGTCACTGGTGCAGGGAACTTGGGGAGATCCCCGCGCCTACAGCGATCTTCCCGAGCATGGCTGGCTGGGGATGCTTGAGGCAGTGCGCGAAAGCGCCGGGCAGGTTCCGCACTGGGCGCAGTACATGGTGCTCTATGACCTGGTCTGGTTCTACATCGATGACAAGCGGATGCACAGCGACACCGGCTCGGCGACACCAGAGCAGCAAACCAACATGCACCGCCTGCTGGAGAGCATTATTGCGCTGATCGACCAGGACGTTATCGACACGTTCAGCGTGGTCAGCCAGGGCTGGCTGTTCCACAACATTCTCCGCTCCCATTACAAGGGCCTCCGCACCACAGCCCGGTCAATCGTCGAAGGGTCGACGGATCCGGTGCAAGAGGTCACCACCTACCACTACCTCTACCAAGATGCCCTGCCGCATGAGGAGTTCGACGTCGACGGCGTTCCTCGCGCCCCGGTGGCAGCGAAGGTGATGGAGCACCGGGTACTGGGACGGATCCTGATCCGCGAACGGATCCTGGTGCTGCCGTCCGGCGAGGAAACCCGGATCCGGCTCGACGGAGTGGACGCGACCATCTCGACCGGCCGCGGAGTTCCACTGCAGGCCGGCCGGAAACCTGCGCCCGCTTCCTATCTGCAGCTGGCGCGGGGCCCCGGGACTTCGGCGGGAAGAACCGGGCAGATTTCCCGGAAGCTGGCCAGAGCACGCGCAAGCTTTACCGTCCGGGGCGTCCTGAGCGGGCAGTCCAGCTCCCGGACGGCTGCAGCGGCAGCCAACCGGATCCTCACCCGGCAGCTCAAAGCCGTGGCCGCAAAACGGCGGTCAGCAGCCGATCGCGCCCTGATCCGCCAGGCCCACACGGAGCAGGTTCAAGCGCGGTACAAGGACGCCTGGCTGCTCATGGACCGGATCGACCGGGCCGATGACAACGCCGAACACCTGTACCGGTACCTCAGGCAGCACCGGCCGGACATCAACGCCTTCTTTGTGATCGAACAGGACTGCCCGGACTGGCCCCGGCTGCAGGCCGACGGCTTCCGCCTGGTTCCCTACGGCTCGGACAAATCGGTGCTCCTGGCCCTGAACGCTGCCTACAAGCTGTCCTCGCACGCCAACTGGAACGTCGAGTATCCGGTGAGCCGGGAGCGTTTTGGCGACGGGGAGGCCAAATTCATCTACCTCCAGCACGGCATCATTAAGGATGACATGTCCCGCTGGATCAACGGCAAGAACATCGGGGTGATGGTCACGACCACCCACGGTGAATACGAGTCCATTGCCGGAGACAATAGCGTATACCGGCTGTCGGGCCACCAGAGCAAGCTTGTCGGTCTGCCCCGCTACGATGCCCTGCGCACCGCTGCGCTGGCCACCCCCGTCGGACAGCGCCGCAATGTCCTGATAGCGCCAACCTGGCGCCAGTATGTAAAGAAGGTCATCGAAGTCTGCGAAACTCCTGCGGAGGCAGCCCTGGCCTTTGAAGCGACGGACTTCGGCGCGAACTGGATGGCGTTGCTGCGCTCCACGGAGTTGAAGGAGCTGAGCGTCAACTCCGATCTGAGCGTGGTCTTCATGCCCCACCCGGAGTTTGAATTCGTGGTGCCGTATCTGGACCTTCCGGAGTATGTGCAGGCCGTGAGATACCGCGATGTCAGCGTGCAGGATGAACTGGTCAAGGCCCACACCATGATCACTGACCATTCCTCCATCGCCTTCGACGCCGCCTACGCCGGGAGCAACGTCGTTTACATGCATTTTGACGGTGACGAGATCTTCCGAGGCAAACATGTGTACCGGAAGGGATATTTCGACTACACCCTGCACGGTTTCGGCCCCGTGACGCCGGACGTTGATGGCGCGTTGAGGGAGCTGAAACGCATTGTTGCCGCTGGTTCGGTCCGTGAGCAGCTGTACGAGGAGCGGGTGAGGGCAACGTTCCCGTTCTGGGATTCGCGGTCCTGTGAGCGGATTACCGTGGCCGTGGAGAATCTTGGGCGTCCGTGGAATCAGCAGCATTCCCTCACGGGAGTCCCGCAGACGACTGGCCGCACTCAGCCGACGGGCAACACTAAATGA
- a CDS encoding bifunctional glycosyltransferase/CDP-glycerol:glycerophosphate glycerophosphotransferase, whose protein sequence is MSRFAKRLASAGADLHPALKARVRRTVARSGRQAHGLLSVVVPMYNVAPYLERCLTSLVNQSYVNLEILVVDDGSTDESVAIAAGYARYDRRIRVLRLPHGGNGRARNTAIAATRGEFLTFADADDVVPGNAYALMMATLAETGSDFCVGSYGRIRGSKKTPVRLAERIHAQTRTGVTVADHPAVVDDVFLWNKVFRRRFWDQHVGAMPEGIRYEDQETTARAYLRAASFDVLAETVYWWRIREDGSSITQAKYLLQDLQDRLSVASDVTALFETEAPPSARAHWYRRLLGSDLIPYIEQVPDVDEDFWQQLHDGVRSLYAAGERHLEDIDPQARVLLHLAAGGRREDIRRAVVDRINNGTASPLVFENGRIFAEPPLLQVLDVPVDRGLLEVLPAHLELVAALEPPVMKNDGGATVHGYACLRNVDLRRTAVSLAAGVPGPHGFQPLELHRRTDPELDVVSGDRNCSYADSAFDLRLESPLPLKLILRAEVDGHRVERTVPLPAPSPAGRMPASRSTTAGPAVTGFTAGPDADVVEVVVAAAPATASYALVTARFRIPASDATPLPDGGLRLRFPLDAAQWGRELPAPPSGSYTLRWRIGGAAGPQDPAVPVAEDTARSFTSTLVPAARVRALRTAAGAMAVTIAAPLADTETGTFNQYRLRREVFGAEAVPPALTPGIFFESFGGKSCTDSPRAISDYLAATGFDEPLYWSVADLSVPVPDYAVPLLQGSAQWYEKLASTRRLVNNNNFPWYFRKSPGQFYLQTWHGTPLKKIGLDVPQRVLSLSYRDLMAREAQWWDLLLAQNDFAAATLPVALGYSGKVLTAGYPRNDALLHPEAGQTRNTVRTLLGIPTGQKVLLYAPTWRDSARDGAGRSDWVGFLDVAEASRQLGPGWTFLIRGHHNVAGQRRLDEHPAAIDVTDHPEVNDLYLASDALVTDYSSAMFDYAVLQQPILLLAPDLGEYRNSRGLYLDPAEVLPATLASNSAELIDALIHRLTAPDPGASDFANRFASADQGISAGAAAAALLTAVPQLNATGDHRG, encoded by the coding sequence ATGAGCAGATTTGCCAAACGGCTCGCCTCGGCCGGCGCGGACCTTCATCCGGCGCTGAAGGCGCGGGTCCGCCGCACGGTGGCGCGCAGCGGCCGCCAGGCCCACGGGCTGTTGAGCGTGGTGGTGCCCATGTACAACGTGGCACCCTATCTGGAGCGCTGCCTCACCAGCCTTGTGAACCAGAGCTACGTGAATCTGGAAATCCTGGTTGTCGATGACGGTTCCACCGACGAATCCGTGGCAATAGCCGCCGGGTACGCCCGGTACGACCGGCGGATCCGCGTCCTGAGGCTGCCGCACGGCGGCAACGGGAGAGCGCGCAACACCGCGATCGCCGCAACCCGCGGCGAGTTCCTCACCTTCGCAGACGCCGACGACGTCGTACCCGGTAACGCCTACGCGCTCATGATGGCGACGCTGGCAGAAACCGGATCCGATTTCTGCGTGGGATCGTACGGCAGAATCCGGGGGAGCAAAAAGACGCCGGTCCGGCTGGCCGAAAGAATCCATGCGCAGACCCGCACCGGCGTTACCGTGGCGGATCACCCGGCCGTCGTTGACGACGTGTTCCTGTGGAACAAAGTCTTCCGCCGCCGGTTCTGGGACCAGCATGTCGGCGCCATGCCCGAGGGCATCCGGTATGAGGACCAGGAAACCACCGCCCGGGCCTACCTGCGCGCCGCGTCCTTCGACGTCTTGGCCGAGACCGTCTACTGGTGGAGGATCCGTGAAGACGGTTCCTCCATCACGCAGGCCAAATACCTGCTGCAGGACCTGCAGGACCGGCTGTCCGTGGCCAGCGATGTCACGGCGCTCTTTGAAACGGAGGCACCGCCTTCGGCCCGAGCCCACTGGTACCGGCGGCTGCTCGGATCGGATCTGATCCCTTACATCGAGCAGGTGCCCGACGTCGACGAGGACTTTTGGCAGCAGCTTCACGACGGGGTCCGGAGCCTCTACGCCGCCGGAGAGCGGCACCTTGAAGACATTGATCCGCAGGCGCGCGTCCTGCTGCACCTGGCCGCCGGCGGCCGGCGCGAGGACATCCGGCGTGCCGTGGTGGACCGGATCAACAACGGCACCGCAAGCCCGCTCGTGTTCGAGAACGGACGGATCTTCGCCGAGCCGCCCCTGCTTCAGGTTCTTGATGTGCCTGTGGACCGCGGATTGCTGGAAGTCCTTCCGGCGCACCTTGAACTGGTGGCGGCCCTCGAGCCGCCGGTTATGAAGAACGACGGTGGTGCCACCGTTCACGGGTACGCCTGCCTGCGCAACGTGGACCTGCGCCGCACCGCCGTGAGCCTCGCCGCAGGTGTTCCCGGGCCTCACGGCTTCCAGCCGCTGGAACTTCACCGCCGGACGGATCCGGAGCTCGACGTGGTCTCCGGCGACCGGAACTGCAGCTATGCCGACTCGGCGTTTGACCTGCGGCTGGAATCCCCGCTGCCACTGAAGCTGATCCTGCGCGCCGAAGTGGACGGACACCGCGTGGAACGCACGGTGCCCCTGCCCGCACCGTCACCCGCCGGGCGCATGCCGGCGTCCCGCTCCACGACCGCCGGGCCGGCAGTCACCGGGTTCACCGCCGGCCCGGATGCCGACGTCGTTGAGGTGGTCGTGGCTGCAGCCCCGGCGACAGCCAGCTACGCCCTGGTCACCGCACGCTTCCGCATCCCGGCCAGTGATGCCACTCCGTTGCCCGACGGCGGGCTCCGGCTGCGGTTCCCGCTCGACGCCGCGCAATGGGGGAGGGAACTGCCGGCACCGCCCTCGGGCTCCTACACGCTGCGCTGGCGGATTGGGGGAGCAGCCGGGCCACAGGACCCGGCCGTTCCGGTGGCAGAAGATACGGCCCGCAGCTTCACCAGCACCCTGGTCCCCGCGGCACGCGTGCGCGCACTGCGGACGGCTGCCGGTGCCATGGCCGTCACCATCGCCGCCCCGCTGGCAGACACCGAGACCGGCACCTTCAACCAGTACCGGCTGCGGCGCGAGGTGTTCGGCGCCGAGGCGGTACCTCCGGCACTCACGCCCGGCATCTTCTTCGAGAGTTTCGGCGGGAAAAGCTGCACCGACAGTCCCCGGGCCATCTCCGATTACCTGGCCGCCACCGGCTTCGACGAACCCCTCTACTGGTCCGTAGCGGACCTTTCCGTCCCGGTTCCGGACTACGCGGTGCCGTTGCTGCAGGGATCGGCGCAGTGGTACGAGAAACTCGCGTCCACGCGGCGGCTGGTGAACAACAACAACTTCCCCTGGTACTTCCGCAAATCCCCGGGCCAGTTCTACCTGCAGACCTGGCACGGAACCCCCCTGAAGAAAATCGGGCTGGACGTGCCGCAGCGGGTGCTCTCCCTGTCCTACCGGGATCTGATGGCGCGGGAGGCGCAATGGTGGGACCTGCTGCTGGCGCAGAATGACTTTGCCGCCGCCACGCTGCCTGTCGCGCTGGGCTACAGCGGAAAGGTGCTCACCGCAGGATATCCGCGCAACGATGCCCTCTTGCATCCGGAGGCCGGGCAGACCCGGAACACGGTGCGCACGCTGCTCGGTATCCCCACGGGTCAGAAGGTGCTGCTCTACGCCCCCACCTGGCGTGACAGCGCCCGGGACGGGGCCGGCCGCTCGGACTGGGTAGGGTTCCTCGACGTGGCCGAAGCCAGCCGGCAGCTGGGGCCGGGCTGGACCTTCCTGATCCGCGGCCACCACAACGTGGCCGGCCAGCGACGGCTGGACGAGCATCCCGCCGCGATCGATGTGACGGACCACCCCGAGGTCAACGACCTGTATCTTGCCTCGGATGCGCTTGTGACTGACTATTCCTCGGCGATGTTCGACTACGCGGTGCTGCAGCAGCCAATCCTTCTGCTGGCACCTGACCTGGGGGAATACAGGAACTCGCGGGGGCTGTATCTGGACCCTGCGGAGGTTCTGCCGGCCACGCTGGCCTCAAACTCCGCTGAGCTCATTGACGCTCTGATTCACCGGCTGACCGCACCCGATCCCGGCGCTTCCGATTTCGCCAACCGTTTTGCCTCCGCCGATCAAGGCATATCGGCAGGGGCAGCGGCCGCTGCACTGCTGACTGCCGTTCCCCAATTAAACGCAACTGGAGACCACCGTGGCTAA
- the wecC gene encoding UDP-N-acetyl-D-mannosamine dehydrogenase, whose product MNTQTYNAGEAATDIAAVAVVGLGYIGLPTAAILAGKGLKVIGVDVNPYTVEAVNEGRVPFVEPDLGVHVAGAVSQGFLKAQGNMPEADAYIVAVPTPFKDDKTADLVYVEQAARNIAARIRPGNLVILESTSPPGTTRRMADVILELRPDLAAKANDGEDAVLFAHCPERVLPGRIMIELVTNDRIIGGLTPEAASAAAGLYSIFCQGSIHLTDAATAEMAKLVENAYRDVNIAFANELSVISDNLGIDVWNLIELANHHPRVNILQPGPGVGGHCIAVDPWFIVSADPENSRLIRTAREVNDAKPGHVVAEVNAAVAGIAEPVIAALGLAFKANVDDTRESPAVEIVRRLALENRAARIMVGLSFPGATLPEELVQLPNVTVTATGDAVAAADAVVLLVDHDAFREIRPEQLAGKAVIDTRGFWRTTV is encoded by the coding sequence GTGAACACACAGACATATAACGCCGGTGAGGCGGCAACTGACATCGCCGCCGTCGCTGTCGTCGGCCTCGGCTACATCGGGCTGCCCACCGCGGCCATCCTGGCCGGCAAGGGCCTGAAAGTGATTGGCGTTGACGTCAATCCGTACACCGTGGAAGCAGTCAACGAGGGTCGGGTTCCCTTCGTGGAGCCTGACCTGGGCGTGCACGTGGCAGGAGCGGTGAGTCAGGGCTTCCTCAAAGCGCAGGGAAACATGCCGGAAGCGGACGCGTACATCGTGGCCGTTCCGACCCCGTTCAAGGACGATAAGACCGCGGACCTGGTTTACGTGGAGCAGGCAGCCCGGAACATTGCTGCGCGGATCAGACCCGGCAACCTGGTCATCTTGGAATCAACCTCACCCCCCGGCACCACACGGCGGATGGCAGACGTAATCCTCGAGCTGCGCCCCGATCTGGCAGCCAAGGCGAACGACGGCGAAGACGCCGTCCTATTCGCACACTGCCCTGAGCGGGTGCTGCCCGGCCGGATCATGATTGAACTGGTCACCAATGACCGCATCATCGGCGGGCTCACACCGGAAGCGGCATCCGCCGCGGCGGGCCTCTACAGCATCTTCTGCCAGGGAAGCATCCACCTCACCGATGCAGCCACGGCCGAGATGGCCAAACTGGTGGAGAACGCCTACCGCGACGTGAACATTGCGTTCGCCAACGAGCTTTCCGTGATCAGCGACAACCTCGGAATTGACGTGTGGAACCTGATCGAACTGGCCAACCACCACCCGCGCGTGAATATTCTGCAGCCCGGCCCTGGGGTGGGTGGCCACTGCATCGCGGTGGATCCGTGGTTCATTGTGTCGGCGGACCCGGAGAACTCGCGCCTGATCCGCACCGCCCGGGAGGTCAACGACGCCAAGCCCGGCCACGTCGTCGCAGAGGTGAATGCAGCCGTCGCAGGGATCGCTGAGCCCGTCATCGCAGCCCTGGGGCTGGCGTTCAAAGCGAACGTTGATGACACCCGGGAATCTCCCGCCGTGGAGATTGTCCGCAGGCTGGCGCTGGAAAACCGCGCTGCCCGGATTATGGTCGGGCTGTCCTTCCCCGGAGCCACGCTTCCCGAAGAACTGGTCCAACTGCCAAACGTGACCGTGACGGCCACCGGTGACGCCGTTGCCGCCGCCGACGCCGTGGTCCTTTTGGTGGACCACGACGCGTTCCGGGAAATCCGCCCGGAGCAGCTGGCCGGAAAAGCAGTCATTGACACAAGGGGATTCTGGCGCACCACGGTATGA